In Drosophila simulans strain w501 chromosome 3R, Prin_Dsim_3.1, whole genome shotgun sequence, a single window of DNA contains:
- the LOC6739685 gene encoding max-like protein X, with product MSDNNNALAIKEDVFGMEHDQDHSSKHYSRCSSAGSTHTPNSSAHNSDDDDDSGDARHSTAANSTLSYKERRREAHTQAEQKRRDAIKKGYDSLQELVPRCQPNDSSGYKLSKALILQKSIEYIGYLNQQKLKQEDEGSALQKEVTALRIIKNGYENMLQHQQANPGPEEARLTDEAKFQVFQAIMEEMFETFQHIPMENFKQLTTGIIPWLEEHCKPHILRNILSRTLQQMAQEAMEKQELQAMEQESSEGFS from the exons ATGAGCGATAATAACAACGCGTTGGCCATCAAGGAAGACGTTTTCGGCATGGAGCACGACCAGGACCACAGCAGCAAGCACTACTCGCGGTGCAGCAGTGCGGGCAGCACGCACACTCCGAACTCCTCGGCGCACAATTCAG acgacgacgacgatagCGGCGATGCGCGCCATTCCACTGCCGCCAATTCTACGCTGAGTTACAAGGAGCGGAGAAGGGAGGCGCACACCCAGGCGGAGCAGAAGCGGCGCGATGCCATCAAGAAGGGCTACGACAGCCTGCAGGAGCTGGTGCCGCGCTGCCAGCCCAACGACTCCTCCGGCTACAAGCTCAGCAAGGCCCTGATCCTGCAGAAGTCCATCGAGTACATTGGCTACCTTAACCAGCAGAAGCTCAAGCAGGAGGACGAGGGATCGGCGCTACAGAAGGAGGTAACAGCGTTGCGGATCATTAAGAACGGCTACGAGAACAtgctgcagcatcagcaggcGAATCCAGGACCAGAGGAGGCACGCCTCACCGACGAGGCCAAGTTTCAAGTG TTCCAGGCCATCATGGAGGAAATGTTCGAGACATTTCAGCACATACCCATGGAGAACTTTAAGCAGCTGACCACCGGCATTATCCCCTGGCTGGAGGAGCACTGCAAGCCGCACATACTGCGCAACATACTCAGTCGCACCTTGCAGCAAATGGCGCAGGAGGCTATGGAAAAACAGGAACTGCAGGCCATGGAGCAGGAGTCGAGCGAGGGCTTCAGCTGA